Proteins co-encoded in one Medicago truncatula cultivar Jemalong A17 chromosome 8, MtrunA17r5.0-ANR, whole genome shotgun sequence genomic window:
- the LOC11444873 gene encoding IAA-amino acid hydrolase ILR1-like 4, which translates to MMGPKNHPRLTLLPIFLFLFHPTCLSSTTYQTKECSNQTSSLKSEILELANTPNTVKWMKNIRREIHEYPELAYEEFKTSSVIRRELDKLGVVYQWPVAKTGVVAKVGSGFAPFVALRADMDALPIQELVDWDHKSKVDGKMHACAHDAHVAMLLGAAKILQEMKDKLKGTVVLIFQPAEEKGTGAKDMIQENVLEDVEAIFGLHLASLYPLGVVASRPGEFLAGYGSFKAKIKGGLAGTPQRCLDPILAASASVISLQNIISREVDPLDSQVLSVAMIQSESGHELTPDSVTFGGTYRAFSKKSFNALRNRIEEVIKGQAEVYRCSAEVEFFGEEHPTIPPTTNDERIYQLARKVSSMIVGEENIKLSPIVTGSEDFAFYLEKVPGSFFFLGIKNEKSGSIYSAHSPQFFIDEDVLPIGAAIHAAFALSYYSYSTNSYL; encoded by the exons ATGATGGGTCCAAAAAATCATCCAAGACTTACTCTCTTACCCATCTTCTTGTTCCTTTTCCACCCCACATGCTTATCTTCCACTACTTATCAAACAAAGGAATGTTCAAACCAAACTTCTTCACTGAAAAGTGAAATTCTTGAGCTTGCTAACACACCCAACACAGTGAAATGGATGAAGAACATCAGAAGAGAAATTCATGAGTACCCTGAACTTGCATATGAAGAATTCAAGACAAGTTCTGTTATAAGGCGTGAGCTTGACAAGTTAGGTGTTGTTTATCAATGGCCTGTGGCTAAAACTGGTGTTGTTGCTAAAGTTGGTTCTGGATTTGCTCCTTTTGTTGCTCTTAGAGCTGACATGGATGCTTTGCCAATTCAG GAATTGGTTGATTGGGATCATAAAAGCAAAGTAGACGGAAAAATGCATGCTTGTGCGCACGATGCACATGTGGCGATGCTTCTTGGTGCTGCAAAGATACTGCAAGAAATGAAAGACAAGTTAAAG GGTACTGTTGTACTTATTTTCCAACCAGCCGAGGAAAAAGGCACAGGTGCTAAGGACATGATCCAAGAAAATGTGCTTGAAGATGTTGAGGCTATTTTTGGATTGCATTTAGCGTCACTGTATCCCTTAGGTGTTGTTGCGTCGCGTCCGGGTGAATTTTTAGCAGGATATGGAAGCTTCAAAGCGAAGATCAAAGGGGGTTTAGCAGGAACTCCGCAGCGTTGTCTTGATCCAATTTTGGCTGCTTCGGCATCCGTGATTAGCTTGCAAAACATTATTTCAAGGGAGGTGGATCCTTTAGACTCGCAG GTGCTTTCTGTGGCAATGATCCAATCAGAGTCTGGTCATGAACTCACCCCTGATTCTGTAACATTTGGAGGTACTTATAGAGCATTCAGCAAAAAGAGCTTCAATGCACTAAGGAATAGGATAGAAGAG GTTATCAAAGGGCAAGCAGAAGTGTATAGATGCTCAGCAGAGGTTGAATTCTTTGGCGAGGAACATCCAACAATTCCTCCTACTACAAATGATGAGAGAATCTACCAACTAGCGAGGAAAGTATCTAGTATGATTGTTGGAGAAGAGAACATAAAATTATCACCAATCGTCACAGGGAGTGAAGATTTTGCATTTTACTTGGAAAAAGTGCCTggctcatttttctttttaggtataaaaaatgaaaagagtgGATCCATATATTCAGCTCATAGTCCTCAATTTTTCATTGATGAAGATGTTCTTCCCATTGGTGCTGCAATACATGCAGCATTTGCTCTTTCATATTATTCTTATTCAACAAATTCTTATCTTTAA
- the LOC11444325 gene encoding proteasome subunit alpha type-7 → MARYDRAITVFSPDGHLFQVEYALEAVRKGNAAVGVRGIDNVVLGVEKKSTAKLQDSRSVRKIVNLDDHIALACAGLKADARVLINRARVECQSHRLTVEDPCTVEYITRHIAGLQQKYTQSGGVRPFGLSTLIVGFDPYTGSPSLYQTDPSGTFSAWKANATGRNSNSIREFLEKNFKETSGQETVKLAIRALLEVVESGGKNIEVAVMTKEHGLRQLEEAEIDAIVAEIEAEKAAAEAAKKAPLKDT, encoded by the exons ATGGCAAGATACGATAGAGCGATCACAGTTTTCTCCCCCGATGGTCATCTCTTCCAAGTCGAGTACGCTCTCGAAGCTGTTAGGAAGGGTAACGCCGCCGTCGGTGTTCGCGGTATCGATAACGTCGTTCTCGGCGTTGAGAAGAAATCTACCGCTAAGCTTCAAGATTCTAG GTCTGTGAGAAAGATCGTTAATCTAGATGATCACATTGCTCTTGCTTGTGCTGGGCTAAAAGCTGATGCTCGTGTCTTGATAAACCGGGCACGCGTTGAATGCCAGAGTCACAGACTCACCGTTGAAGATCCATGCACCGTGGAGTATATTACCCGGCACATAGCTGGTCTTCAGCAGAAGTACACACAAAGTGGTGGTGTGCGGCCATTTGGGCTTTCCACCTTGATCGTTGGCTTTGATCCTTACACCGGATCTCCCTCTCTGTACCAGACAGATCCTTCTGGTACATTTTCAGCATGGAAGGCAAATGCTACTGGCAGAAATTCGAATTCGATCCGTGAGTTTCTAGAAAAGAATTTTAAAGAGACATCTGGACAGGAAACTGTGAAGTTGGCTATCCGAGCTTTGCTTGAA GTTGTCGAGAGTGGTGGTAAGAACATTGAAGTTGCTGTGATGACTAAGGAGCACGGTCTGCGTCAATTGGAGGAAGCTGAAATTGACGCCATTGTGGCTGAGATTGAAGCAGAGAAAGCAGCTGCTGAGGCTGCAAAGAAAGCTCCTCTTAAGGACACATAA
- the LOC11444871 gene encoding uncharacterized protein has protein sequence MKDEQELNYKKEAAADTLYSYSKFVIARMGSRTRPCDLRLHLMKEISGMPTSLINRETPHAAASPEAMGESSSSGTARLDKADSFRAI, from the exons aTGAAGGATGAACAagag ctaaattataaaaaggaaGCTGCTGCCGACACGTTGTACAGTTATTCAAAATTTGTGATTGCAAGGATGGGAAGTAGGACTCGGCCATGTGATTTGAGGTTACATTTAATGAAG GAGATTTCAGGCATGCCAACTTCTCTAATTAATAGGGAAACACCACACGCTGCAGCATCTCCCGAGGCAATGGGTGAGTCATCCAGCTCAGGAACAGCAAGATTAGATAAAGCAGACAGTTTTCGAGCAATATAG